A portion of the Haliaeetus albicilla chromosome 29, bHalAlb1.1, whole genome shotgun sequence genome contains these proteins:
- the CD37 gene encoding leukocyte antigen CD37 gives MNPKSCLGFAKCFLFLFNLFFFALGSLLLAFGLWVLFDRQSFAAVLGSPLYSLRVWSYIFSGVGIVTMLLGFLGCLGALKEIKAMLLLYFGILLLLFAAQITVAVIVYTQRVTLAAKVATYVQELIRGYPAQGPPGDPHESWDAIQQQLACCGWNGPQDWNRLDGPPRDGDGAIACSCLKALAPNGTHGSPPALPHGFCPMAASQDIFPMGCAESVKGWLAENLVTVVGICLGIGLLELCLLMLSMFLVRNLDPDYEKLLRGF, from the exons ATGAACCCCAAAAGCTGCCTCGGCTTTGCCAAgtgcttcctcttcctcttcaaCCTCTTCTTCTTT gcCCTGGGCAGCCTCCTCCTCGCCTTCGGCCTCTGGGTCCTCTTCGACCGGCAGAGCTTTGCCGCCGTGCTGG GGTCGCCGCTGTACAGCCTGCGGGTCTGGTCCTACATCTTCTCGGGGGTCGGCATCGTGACGATGCTGCTGGGCTTCCTGGGATGCCTGGGCGCCCTCAAGGAGATCAAGgccatgctgctgctg TACTTTGggatcctgctgctgctctttgctgcCCAGATCACGGTGGCGGTCATCGTCTACACGCAGCGTGTTACC CTGGCCGCCAAGGTGGCCACCTACGTGCAGGAGCTGATCCGGGGGTACCCAGCCCAGGGACCACCCGGGGACCCCCATGAGAGCTGGGATGCCATCCAGCAGCAG CTTGCTTGCTGTGGCTGGAATGGACCCCAGGACTGGAACCGCCTCGACGGCccccccagggatggggacggggcCATCGCCTGCTCCTGCCTCAAGGCGCTGGCGCCCAACGGCACACATGGctcccccccagcactgccccaTGGCTTCTGCCCCATGGCTGCCTCCCAGGACATCTTCCCCATG GGCTGCGCTGAGAGCGTCAAGGGCTGGCTGGCCGAAAACCTGGTCACCGTCGTGGGGATCTGCCTGGGCATCGGCCTGCTGGAG ctctgcctgctgatgCTGTCGATGTTCCTGGTCAGGAACCTGGACCCCGACTACGAGAAACTGCTGCGGGGGTTCTga